Proteins encoded together in one Bradyrhizobium sp. PSBB068 window:
- the gpt gene encoding xanthine phosphoribosyltransferase, protein MVEKISEPNAQDRAGRPFPVSWDQFHRDCRALTWRLNEVGPFHAVIAITRGGLVPAAIVARELGLRIIDTVCIASYDHDKQGDLQVLKGISEQTAKLGGGTGKGLLIVDDLVDTGKTGRMVREMLPDAHFATVYAKPKGRPLVDTYITEVSQDTWIFFPWDTALSFQPPIKDGAA, encoded by the coding sequence ATGGTCGAGAAAATTTCTGAACCGAATGCGCAGGATCGGGCCGGCAGGCCGTTCCCGGTCTCGTGGGATCAATTCCACCGGGATTGCCGGGCGTTGACCTGGCGGCTCAATGAAGTCGGACCGTTCCATGCGGTGATCGCGATCACCCGCGGCGGGCTGGTGCCGGCGGCGATCGTGGCGCGCGAGCTCGGCTTGCGGATCATCGATACGGTCTGCATCGCGAGCTACGACCATGACAAGCAAGGCGACCTGCAAGTGCTCAAGGGCATTTCGGAGCAGACCGCCAAGCTCGGCGGCGGCACCGGCAAGGGACTGTTGATCGTCGACGACCTTGTCGACACCGGCAAGACCGGCAGGATGGTGCGCGAGATGCTGCCCGACGCGCATTTCGCCACGGTCTACGCCAAGCCGAAGGGGCGGCCGTTGGTCGACACCTACATCACCGAGGTGTCGCAGGACACCTGGATTTTCTTCCCCTGGGACACCGCGCTGTCGTTCCAGCCGCCGATCAAGGATGGGGCGGCCTAG
- a CDS encoding competence/damage-inducible protein A has product MSEIVTAGILVIGDEILSGRTKDKNIGFIAEYLTNIGIDLKEVRVVADDEADIISALDALRHRYTYVFTTGGIGPTHDDITADSVAKAFGVDIHHHPEVVARFRERWSEQDLNEARLRMARVPDGAELIQSATILAPGFKLGNVIVMAGIPTIMQAMMDIVAPTLKSGVRMLSDSVRADAREGDIGGPLRAIAEANPDTIIGSYPFQDENQKPNTNLVVRSRDPDKLAAAMAAVKEMLKQVQAAQKKPAG; this is encoded by the coding sequence ATGAGCGAGATCGTCACGGCGGGGATATTGGTGATCGGCGACGAGATCCTGTCCGGCCGGACCAAGGACAAGAACATCGGCTTCATCGCCGAATACCTGACCAATATCGGCATCGACCTGAAGGAGGTCCGCGTCGTCGCCGACGACGAGGCCGACATCATCTCCGCCCTTGATGCGCTGCGGCACAGGTACACCTACGTGTTCACGACCGGCGGCATCGGGCCGACCCATGACGACATCACCGCCGACAGCGTGGCGAAGGCGTTCGGGGTCGATATCCACCATCACCCTGAGGTGGTGGCGCGGTTCAGGGAGCGCTGGAGCGAACAGGACCTCAACGAGGCGCGGCTGCGGATGGCCCGGGTGCCCGACGGCGCCGAGCTGATTCAGAGCGCGACCATCCTGGCGCCGGGCTTCAAGCTCGGCAATGTCATCGTGATGGCCGGCATCCCCACCATCATGCAGGCGATGATGGACATCGTGGCGCCGACCCTGAAATCCGGCGTGCGGATGCTGTCGGATTCGGTCCGCGCCGACGCGCGGGAAGGCGACATCGGCGGCCCGCTGCGGGCGATCGCGGAAGCCAATCCCGACACCATCATCGGCAGCTATCCGTTCCAGGACGAGAACCAGAAGCCGAACACCAATCTGGTGGTGCGCTCGCGCGATCCGGACAAGCTTGCGGCCGCGATGGCCGCAGTAAAAGAGATGTTGAAGCAGGTACAGGCCGCGCAGAAGAAGCCGGCGGGTTGA